The sequence below is a genomic window from Brevibacillus agri.
GGCGCTATTGCTGATGGTGTGGAGCGCGTATTTGCTCAAGCCGATCCGGCGAAAATGGTGGAGTTGGAAGAAATGGTCTGTTCGTGTAAAATGAAGGGTGTGTGTCGGAAAAGGGAGGGCTTTTTGTGAGCAAACAGGAAGAAGTGCAAATTATTGATTTTGAAGAATTGCTCAGATCGATTGAGAGTCGTCTCGCTTCTGCGGGCATGTACGTGCAGCGTGAAGCGATCATTACGATTCTGCAAGCCGAGGAAGCGTTTTTGCTGGAAAAAGGCGTGCTTCAAGAGTACAGCGAGTAAAAAGCGGACAACCTGCCATGACGGTAGGTTGTTTTTTATAGCGGGAAGGTTTGCCCGGAAAAAAGAGGAAAAGCATCTTCTGTGGTGAATTTGTCCATATCCTTATGACAGAAGAGGTGAATGGTTGTTGCGTGCACAAGGCGTCGAGGCTGGGGTGCTTTCACCCAAAGAGGAATGGTTCCACATTATTCAAAACGTACATAATCATATTTTTACCTTTATCCGGAATGAACAAGACGAATTTGTCCTGGATCTGTCGGAAGGCAAGCTCGCGTATGAGTTTGGCGTTGACACGGAAAAATTAAAAGGAATGCGCGCAGAAGATATTTTACGCCAGTACGGGATCGAATCGATCATGCCTTACTACCAGCTCGCTTTCGCTGGACAGACGATCGAATACGAGCTTGCGTTTGGTGAACGCTACTTTTCCTCCGTCCTGACGCCGATTTGCCGCAATGGCATCGTCACTGAAATCATAGGCTCTGCCACAGAGATTACGGAATACAAGCAGATGAAGCAGCAGATGCAGGAGGCAGAAGAGCTGTACCGCAGTCTGGTCGAGGATACACTGGTCGGCGTCTACATCGCGTATGTGGACGAGCCGGGGTTTGTTTACGTCAACCCGAGGCTCGGCGATATTTTCGGCTACAGTCAGGAAGAACTGGTGAAAATGACCGCTTCCGACCTCGTCATCGAGGAAGAGCGGGACATTGTTCGCACGCATCAGGAGCGCAGAATCAACGGGGATCGCTCGAACATTCACTACCAGTTTCGCGGTCTGTGCAAAAACGGCAATCGGATTGATGTCGAGGTGCTGCAAAAAACGAGCACGTACAAGCAAAAGCCGGCTGTGATCGGGATTGTGCAAGATATTACCGAGCGTAAACAGGCAGAAGAGCTGGTGCGCAAGTCCGAGCTGCTGTCGGTGATCGGGCAGATGGCCGCGGGGGTGGCCCACGAGATTCGCAATCCGCTGACGTCGCTGAAAGGGTTTGTCCAACTGCTCCGGGCGCACTCCGGCGGCAAGGACGAGTATTACCGGATCATGTTGTCCGAGCTGGATCGGATCGAATTTATCATCAGCGAATTTCTCGTGCTCGCCAAGCCGCAGGTCGTATTCCAGCGGAAAAGGGAGATGCAGCCGCTCCTGGAGCAGATCGTCATGATTGCCGACACGCATGCGATCATGTACAACGTCCAGATACTCACCAGCTACGCCGACAATCTGCCTGCCATCGTCTGCGAGGAAAACCAGTTGAAGCAAGTGTTTCTCAATTTGTTGAAAAATGCAGTGGAAGCGATGCCGAATGGCGGGGTCGTGACCGTGTCGGCGAGTGTCGAGGACGGGATGATGCTGATTGCCTTTACCGACCAAGGCTGCGGCATCGCCGAGGAACAACTGCTGAAACTGGGCGAGCCATTTTTCACCACGAAGCCGAACGGGACGGGACTCGGGCTTATGGTCAGCTACAAAATCATCGCCAATCACGGCGGGACGATTTCTGTGTGCAGCAAGGAAGAGACAGGGACGACTTTCGAAATCAGATTGCCGGTGCGATAGCGCCATTCACCTGTTTGCTTCTGCCGGAAAAAAACGGTATGATGGTGTAGAGAACCAATATCAGCATAAGGACGTGAACGCATTGACAGAAGATAGCAAAGACCTCGAATTGGGCGATATCATTACGCTGGACGATGAAAACGGTGAACCGTTGGGTGATTTTGAAGTAGTGGCGATGTTCGACCTGAACGGTAAAGAATATATTGCCTTGACGGAAGCGCTCGAAGACGAGGAGGCCGAAGAAGAGCTGGATGAAGAAGTAGACATCTTCGTATTCCAGATCGACGGCGGCGAAATGGTTCCATTGGAAGAAGACGAAGAAAGCGCTGTGTACGCGAAGCTGAACGAGGTTCTGGAAGGCATTGAACTGATCGACAAAGGCGAATAATCGGGTGCCCGCGTTGTTGCGGGATGCTCGCAAGCGTAAAAAAGCCACTGCCTGGTTTGAACAAACCGGCAGCGGCTTTTTTGATGGGCAGATCAGTCGTTCATTTTGATGATGTTGTCTTTCAGGTCGCGGACGACCAAAAGGCAGGTGTAGTCCGTTTCTTGCAGCTCCCTGACCAGCGCGGAGCATTCATCCTTGGTCAACCCGAGCTTTTCGAGCCGGGTGCGCAGCTCCTCGCCGCCGTTGTCGAAGAAGTGGGCTTTGCTGTCGATGTCGCCTACAGCACTTTCAAAATGCGTACTGTATTTATAAAAATTGTCGCGTTGATTCGAGTGGTTTTTATCGGGATTCCACTTCAACACCCAAATGTCATCCTTATGATAGCCGGACGAGTTCAACGCCTGAATGTCCGAAACCAGCTCCTGATCGTACCGATGAAACTTGACAAACGGCTTGGTCGCACTTATCAACGTTATTCCCCCCTATGTCGCCTCAGGAATCGATGCTCTAATAGGTTGCCCGCCCGCGCGGTATAGATGAATGGAAATAGTTGCGTGCGCGATGTCGGAAGAAATTGTTTGAACGAGCAGGGATTTTCCAAAACGAGCAAGAAATAAAGTAAAGAGCGCAGGCGGGGACTGGTTTCGCTTTGACCTCGCTTTGCTGCAAATGCTACACTAATGACGAAGCGTCATATGCTTGGGCTAAACGGTTTCGGCCTGACGCCAGTGGATACGGGGAATACTGTGCAGGATCGGCCATCTCGCTAGGGGCGGGGTGGTTTTTTTGCCCCATTTTGTGACTAGCGTTGAATACTATGGGAAGCATACGGTACAATAGCGATTAAGTGTTCGCTTTTTTTGTGAAATATTCCCTTTCGGACGGAAAGGATGTTTTCCCAAGAGCAAGGCGATGACCTGTGCGGTTACCAAAACGAAAGCCTGTTTTGGACGCTTTTTCGAAAAGTAGAGGGGAGAGCGCGATTGAAGGAAACAGACACACTACATACACTGACCTATACCGAGGAAGATATCCAGGTACTGGAGGGCCTGATCGCCGTCCGCAAGCGCCCTGGGATGTACATAGGCTCGACCGGAAGCAGAGGTTTGCACCATCTCCTGTGGGAAATCGTCGACAATGCCAAGGATGAGGCGTTGGCTGGCGTCAATGATACGATCATCGTCACGTTGTACAAGGATGGCAGCGTCAGCGTCGAGGACCACGGTCGGGGAATTCCGACGGGGATGCACAAGACGGGACGGCCCGTTCCGGAAGTCATTTTTACGACGCTTCACGCCGGAGGAAAATTCGGCGGCGGCGGCTATAAAAAAAGCGGCGGTTTGCACGGCGTAGGCTCCAGCGTCGTCGTGGCCTTGTCCAAGTGGCTCGAAGTGGAGATTCACCGCGAAGGCAAGATTCACAAGCAGCGCTTTGCCTACGTAGTCGACGAAAAAGGCATCGAGCACGTCGGCAAGCCCGTTACAGACCTTGAAGTGATCGGAACGACCAAAAGGACAGGTACGACTGTGCGCTTCCTGCCGGACGAGGCAATATTTGGCAGCGCGCGCTTTGACTACGAGACGATTCGCGATCGTTTCCGGGAAACGGCGTTTTTGCTCAAGAAACTGCGCATGGTGCTGATTGACGAGCGCGGCCCGGAGAAGAAGCGGGAAGAATTTTACTTCGAGGACGGTCTGAAGTCGTACGTCTCCTATTTGAATGAGGGGAAAAACACGCTGCACCCGATCGTTTATTTTGAAGGGGAAAAAGACAACGTCTACGTCGAGCTGGCTTTTCAGTACAACGACGGCTACGCGGAAACGCTCGTCTCCTACGTCAACTCGATCGTCACGACAGACGGCGGTACGCATGTCACCGGATTTCGCAACGGAACGACCCGGATTTTCAACGAGTTCGCGCGGAAAAAAGGGTATTTGAAGGACAAAGATCCCAACTTGACAGGAAATGATTTGCGGGAAGGTTTCCTCGGTGTGCTGTCATTGCAAATGGCTGATGTCCAGTTCGAGTCCCAAACCAAGGACAAGCTGGGCAACGAAGAAGCGCGGGCGATCGTCGAGCAAATTGTCTCCGAGAAGCTGGGCTTCTTCCTCGAGGAAAATCCGGAAATAGGCAAGCTTTTGATCGACAAGGCGTTGCGCTCCGCTGAAATTCGCGAGGAGCTGCGCAAACAGCGCGAAGCTCTGCGCGGAGACAAAAAAGGCAAGACGGCGAAAAAACGCAAATCCATTTCGGAAAAATTCACGCCGCCGCAATACCGGGATTCCAAACGCAATGAACTGTTTCTCGTCGAAGGTGACTCTGCGGGCGGCTCTGCGAAGCAGGCGCGCAACTCCGAGTTCCAGGCGCTGTTTTCTCTGCGGGGAAAACCGTTGAATACGGAAAA
It includes:
- a CDS encoding PAS domain S-box protein translates to MLRAQGVEAGVLSPKEEWFHIIQNVHNHIFTFIRNEQDEFVLDLSEGKLAYEFGVDTEKLKGMRAEDILRQYGIESIMPYYQLAFAGQTIEYELAFGERYFSSVLTPICRNGIVTEIIGSATEITEYKQMKQQMQEAEELYRSLVEDTLVGVYIAYVDEPGFVYVNPRLGDIFGYSQEELVKMTASDLVIEEERDIVRTHQERRINGDRSNIHYQFRGLCKNGNRIDVEVLQKTSTYKQKPAVIGIVQDITERKQAEELVRKSELLSVIGQMAAGVAHEIRNPLTSLKGFVQLLRAHSGGKDEYYRIMLSELDRIEFIISEFLVLAKPQVVFQRKREMQPLLEQIVMIADTHAIMYNVQILTSYADNLPAIVCEENQLKQVFLNLLKNAVEAMPNGGVVTVSASVEDGMMLIAFTDQGCGIAEEQLLKLGEPFFTTKPNGTGLGLMVSYKIIANHGGTISVCSKEETGTTFEIRLPVR
- a CDS encoding DUF1292 domain-containing protein; its protein translation is MTEDSKDLELGDIITLDDENGEPLGDFEVVAMFDLNGKEYIALTEALEDEEAEEELDEEVDIFVFQIDGGEMVPLEEDEESAVYAKLNEVLEGIELIDKGE
- a CDS encoding general stress protein produces the protein MISATKPFVKFHRYDQELVSDIQALNSSGYHKDDIWVLKWNPDKNHSNQRDNFYKYSTHFESAVGDIDSKAHFFDNGGEELRTRLEKLGLTKDECSALVRELQETDYTCLLVVRDLKDNIIKMND
- a CDS encoding DNA gyrase/topoisomerase IV subunit B, translating into MKETDTLHTLTYTEEDIQVLEGLIAVRKRPGMYIGSTGSRGLHHLLWEIVDNAKDEALAGVNDTIIVTLYKDGSVSVEDHGRGIPTGMHKTGRPVPEVIFTTLHAGGKFGGGGYKKSGGLHGVGSSVVVALSKWLEVEIHREGKIHKQRFAYVVDEKGIEHVGKPVTDLEVIGTTKRTGTTVRFLPDEAIFGSARFDYETIRDRFRETAFLLKKLRMVLIDERGPEKKREEFYFEDGLKSYVSYLNEGKNTLHPIVYFEGEKDNVYVELAFQYNDGYAETLVSYVNSIVTTDGGTHVTGFRNGTTRIFNEFARKKGYLKDKDPNLTGNDLREGFLGVLSLQMADVQFESQTKDKLGNEEARAIVEQIVSEKLGFFLEENPEIGKLLIDKALRSAEIREELRKQREALRGDKKGKTAKKRKSISEKFTPPQYRDSKRNELFLVEGDSAGGSAKQARNSEFQALFSLRGKPLNTEKAKLSEVLANEEFRTILEVLETDIGEDFDIENCAFDKVIIMSDADVDGSHIQTLLLTFFFRYMRPMIAAGHLYIAQPPLYQVKKQVKGKQTESIYCWSDHELEQALKRVGRGAEVQRYKGLGEMNADQLWETTMNPETRKLIKVELEDLAHCEKLVTVLMGDKVPPRREWIENHVTFEVGEDE